The Klebsiella quasivariicola region GTGATTGATATCCATAAACAGCTTATCTCCTTATTTCATCATTATTAATCATACACCCTGCTGACCAAAACGCGGCGAAGGAGATTTTTTGTGCTGTACACAAAATAATCTACAGGCTGAATTATACTTGGATCAGTGCTGTACGAAGCCGTGACAAGGGGGACGCTATGAACCATGTCTGGGGGCTCTTCGCTCATCCCAACCGGGAGATGAGCGTGATTAAGAGCGAGAATGAAACCATTTCTCATCACTATACGCATCATGTGCTGCTGATGGCGGCGGTTCCGGTGGTCTGCGCCTTTATCGGCACCACGCAGTTGGGCTGGAACTTCGGCGATGGCACGGTGATTAAACTGTCGATGTTGACCGGGCTGGCGCTGGCGGTACTGTTTTACGCGGTGATGCTGGCCGGGGTAGCGATCATGGGGCGGGTAATCTGGTGGATGGCCAGACAATATCCGCAACAGCCTTCGCTGAAACGCTGCATGGTGTTTGCCGGCTATGTGGCTACGCCGCTGTTTCTGAGCGGGATCGTGGCGCTCTATCCGCTGGTCTGGCTGTGCGCGCTGATCGGTACCATCGCGCTGTTTTACACTGGCTATCTGCTCTATCTTGGCATCCCGACCTTCCTGAGCATTAACCGGGAAGAGGGGTTAAGCTTCGCCAGTTCGACGTTGGCCATTGGGGTACTGGTGCTGGAAGTTCTGCTGGCGATCACCGTGGTGCTGTGGGGGTATGGCTACCGACTCTTCTGATCGGACGGCTCGGGTAAATATGCATTGCCGGCAAATATGTATTTTGTGTCGGCAATGCAGCATTTCTTCACGATTCTTATTAGGCACAGGGCCTTACGGCGCGGTATGATGGCGTTTGCCAGCGATGTTGCCCACTTAACCTCGCGGCGTACGTTCCATAACGTGCAAAAATACTTTTCAGAATGCCCATGATGCCGAAATTTCGAGTCTCTTTGCTCAGCCTGACTTTGCTGCTGGCTGTGCCTTTTGCGCCCCAGGCGTTAGCAAAAACCTCCGCGGCGGTTGCCGCCTCGCAGCCGGACATTGCCTCCGGCAGCGCCATGATCGTCGATCTGGCCACCAAAAAAGTCATCTACGCCAGCCAGCCGGATCTGGTGCGCCCGATGGCGTCGATCACCAAAGTGATGACCGCCATGGTGGTGCTCGACGCCCATCTGCCGATGGATGAAATGCTGACAGTG contains the following coding sequences:
- a CDS encoding Yip1 family protein, which produces MNHVWGLFAHPNREMSVIKSENETISHHYTHHVLLMAAVPVVCAFIGTTQLGWNFGDGTVIKLSMLTGLALAVLFYAVMLAGVAIMGRVIWWMARQYPQQPSLKRCMVFAGYVATPLFLSGIVALYPLVWLCALIGTIALFYTGYLLYLGIPTFLSINREEGLSFASSTLAIGVLVLEVLLAITVVLWGYGYRLF